One segment of Gasterosteus aculeatus chromosome 3, fGasAcu3.hap1.1, whole genome shotgun sequence DNA contains the following:
- the LOC120815806 gene encoding junctophilin-1 produces the protein MTGGRFDFDDGGTYCGGWEEGKAHGQGVCTGPKGQGEYSGSWSNGFEVVGVYTWPSGNIYQGYWAQGKRHGLGVETKGRWIYRGEWTHGFKGRYGVRQSLNTPARYEGTWSNGLQDGYGVETYGDGGTYQGQWTGGMRHGYGVRQSVPYGMASVIRSPLRTSLSSLRSEQSNGTVLRDSLSDSPAGTRGGFVLNFHSDGDGSEKKKGLFRRGSLFGSLQRLRKSDSRSSISSKRSSAHSDTNMSRISSSDANSTISFGDGDPGDDYLPLEDNVDATTTESYMGEWKNDKRSGFGVSERSNGMKYEGEWLNNKRQGYGCTIFPDGTKEEGKYKNNALSRGIKKQLIPLRNTKTKQKVDRAIEGAVRAAAIARTKVEIAISRTSHARAKADAADQAAQSASQDSDIARAVARELAPGFHQPGPDYIRQKYNEPLEVKEVTVEEKKEKSPTGSPHFYRKGTTPNQSPSPSPTASPTVVKNSRKTEAVVAPAKPAGKENKAPAAESLTAGITKAASKLSLRQEVRLQEAPPPVKPAVPATISSYPSNGQIHSQYHGYYVKADVKIPPPEDPIGVEDELHPSSLARLPPPAKQIWAPAAKSLPPPCPSPVPLKEATKAPEPPKPKRQESSKPKSLSDTKKASMETADEIVEEESGPNSILVALVMLLNVGLAIIFVHFLT, from the exons ATGACGGGCGGTCGGTTTGACTTTGATGATGGTGGCACCTACTGCGGAGGCTGGGAGGAAGGCAAAGCCCACGGCCAGGGGGTGTGCACCGGACCCAAGGGCCAGGGCGAGTACTCGGGCTCCTGGTCCAACGGTTTCGAGGTGGTCGGGGTCTACACCTGGCCCAGCGGGAACATTTACCAGGGCTACTGGGCGCAAGGGAAGCGCCACGGACTGGGCGTGGAAACCAAGGGAAGGTGGATATACCGGGGAGAGTGGACCCACGGGTTCAAGGGCCGGTACGGAGTCCGGCAGAGCCTGAACACACCGGCCAGGTACGAGGGGACCTGGAGTAACGGACTGCAAGACGGATACGGCGTCGAGACGTACGGGGATGGAG GTACGTACCAAGGTCAGTGGACCGGGGGAATGCGTCATGGCTACGGTGTgcgtcaaagtgtcccatacggTATGGCCTCAGTCATCCGTTCACCTCTACGCACCTCGCTGTCTTCCCTCCGCAGTGAGCAGAGTAACGGTACGGTGCTGCGTGACAGCCTGTCCGATAGCCCTGCTGGTACGCGTGGTGGCTTTGTACTCAACTTCCACTCAGACGGGGACGGTTCCGAGAAGAAGAAAGGTCTTTTCCGACGGGGGTCCCTCTTCGGGAGCCTCCAGCGACTGCGCAAGTCCGACTCGCGCTCATCCATCTCCAGCAAGCGCAGCTCAGCTCACAGCGACACCAACATGAGCCGCATCAGTTCAAGCGACGCCAACTCCACCATCAGCTTTGGAGACGGTGACCCCGGCGATGACTACCTGCCACTGGAGGACAACGTGGACGCCACCACCACCGAGTCCTACATGGGCGAGTGGAAGAACGACAAGCGCAGCGGCTTCGGCGTCTCCGAACGCTCCAACGGCATGAAGTACGAAGGCGAGTGGCTGAACAATAAGCGGCAGGGCTATGGCTGCACCATCTTCCCCGATGGTACCAAGGAAGAAGGGAAGTACAAGAACAATGCTCTGTCCCGGGGCATCAAGAAGCAGCTGATTCCGCTGAGGAACACCAAAACCAAACAGAAGGTGGACCGAGCCATCGAGGGAGCGGTGAGAGCAGCAGCCATTGCCAGAACCAAAGTAGAGATCGCCATCTCCAG GACGTCCCATGCCCGGGCCAAAGCAGATGCTGCAGACCAGGCGGCCCAGTCAGCCAGTCAGGACTCTGATATCGCCAGAGCTGTGGCCAGAGAACTCGCCCCGGGCTTCCACCAGCCAG GCCCTGATTACATACGGCAGAAGTATAATGAGCCAttggaggtgaaggaggttactgtggaggagaaaaaagagaaatctcCAACAGGGAGCCCTCATTTCTACCGGAAAGGCACAACACCCAACCAATCTCCATCTCCCAGCCCCACTGCTTCACCCACTGTtgttaaaaatagcagaaaaaCTGAAGCCGTCGTCGCACCAGCAAAGCCTGCTGGGAAAGAGAACAAAGCCCCAGCAGCTGAGTCTTTGACAGCAG GTATAACAAAAGCAGCATCCAAACTTTCtctcagacaggaagtgaggctaCAGGAGGCTCCGCCTCCGGTCAAACCAGCCGTGCCTGCGACAATCAGCAGTTACCCCAGCAATGGACAGATTCACTCCCAGTACCACGGTTATTATGTCAAAGCAGATGTCAAGATTCCGCCACCTGAGGATCCGATTGGTGTGGAGGATGAGCTTCACCCATCAAGCCTGGCGCGTTTGCCGCCACCTGCCAAACAGATTTGGGCACCCGCAGCAAAATCCCTGCCGCCCCCCTGCCCTTCCCCAGTCCCACTAAAAGAGGCCACCAAAGCACCAGAGCCTCCCAAGCCAAAAAGACAGGAATCAAGCAAACCCAAGAGCCTCTCAGATACCAAGAAAGCTAGTATGGAAACAGCTGATGAAATAGTGGAGGAGGAGTCG GGCCCGAACTCGATCTTGGTGGCCCTAGTGATGCTGTTAAACGTAGGTCTAGCAATCATTTTTGTCCATTTCCTCACCTGA